The nucleotide sequence AGCAGAAGGAGCTCCCCGTGGTTTAACCAGTGCGAAATTCTTCGGACGGGCGACCATCAATGACCAGGTCGTGACGCGACCCTGTACTCTGGCATCCATGCAGTGGCCGGTGAAAAATGCCTGGAGTGAAGTACCCAGTCCGCGTTTGATGGCTGATGTACCTGTTTCCGTAAGTACGTCGGAACAGGCACCGATCACGATTGCTTCTGCAGAAGAGAAAGTCTGGGAAGTGACAGCCGGTGAAAAGCTGACCATTCCGCTCAAGCATGTTCGCCGCAGTGAATTCTCGGGTGCCAATATTACTTTAAAGACATATGGAGAAGGCTTTGATAGGAATAAAGTCTTTGATGCTCCTTTAAAAGAGGATGCCTCTGAAGCAGTTCTGGATCTGGCAACCTTGAAAACCCCTCCGGGAGAATACAATATTGCTTTCGGAGGCTATGCGGTGGTGAAATATCGAGAAAACCCGAATGCTGTTGCCCTGGCTGAAACAGAACTGAAACAGGCGCAACAGGAAGCGACTGCCCTGGCAGCGGAAGCAGAGGAATTGCAGAAAAAGGGTGATGCTGCTGCAAAAGAAGCGGCTGCAAAAGCAAAAACAGCACAGGCTGCAGTGGCAAAAGCCGATAAACAGTTAAAGCAGGCGACCGCAAAAGCCAAGCCCAAAGACATTGTCGATATTATCTTTTCCAAGCCGATTACCATTCGAGTCAACCCAGCTAAGAAGGCAAAATAGTGATGACAGATCCTTTTCACGCATCGACAGTTCATCCATGTCCGGGTCCTGAAACGCGGCGTGGGTTTCTCAAAATGGGCCTGGCTGGTTTTGCTTCACTCAGTCTTCCCGGCATTCTGCGATTGCAGGCAGCGAATCCTCTGCCCAATCAAAAGAAAAAGACGGCTGTCATTATGGTCTGGCAACCGGGTGGTTGTTCACATATTGATACTTACGATCCCAAGCCCGCTGCGCCGATTGAGTATCGCGGGCCTTTCGGCATGATCCCGACCAAAGTGCCGGGGATGAATTTTACAGAACTGCTGCCGATGCAGGCAAAAATTGCAGATAAGTTTACCGTTCTGCGTTCCATGCGTCACGACAGCCCCGGGCATCCAGCGGGTACGCTGCGAATGTTGACGGGGGATACGGATCGTCGCGATAAGGAAATTCCCAAATATCCTGACTGGATGTCTGTCACGAATTATCTGCGTTCTAAAGAAGGACCACGCAAAAACCCGCTGCCGCCCTACGTGGGAATCAACTTTTCTTCGCAGCGTGTGGGAGGGGCTTATCTGGGGGATGCCTATGGTCCCTTTACCGTTTCAGGAGATCCCAACAAACCAAATTTCACGGTTCCCAATATCGGGTTATCGAACCAGGCTGAAGTCAAACAGCTCGATCGTCGGGCGACTCTGCGTCAAAAACTTGACACCCTGGAACGATCGTTTGATCAGGCGGGGGAACTGCAGGCGCTGGACGAATTTGAAACCCAGGCCATGACTCTGTTGACGAACCCCAAGGCGAAAGATGCTTTTGATTTGAGCCAGGAAGATGATCGCACCCGTGATCGTTACGGCCGCAACAGTTGGGGACAGCAGTTGCTGATGGCGCGGCGTCTGGTGGAAGCAGGCGTGGATGTGATTTCGACCAGCCTGAGTGGTCCGCTTTGTGGCCGCGTGTCAAACTGGGACGATCATGCCGTTAACCACCATGTCTTCGACGCCATGCGGTTCCGTTCACAGGCATACGATCAGGCTGTCTCTGCTTTGATTGAAGATATTTACGACCGTGGACTGGATGAACGAGTGCTGGTGGTGGTCACCGGTGAATTCGGGCGGACTCCGAAGGTCAATTACCAGCCCAGTACCGGCGCAGGCAATGCGAGTGCACCTGCCGGCACTAAACAGCCGGGCCGAGATCACTGGCCACGTGCATTTTCTAATATCTGGGCCGGTGGCGGTATCGAGACCGGTCGCTTTATCGGTGCGAGTGACAAGCTGGGCGAAGATTCGATTGAACGAATCTGTGGCGCGGGGGATTTCCTGGCGACCATTTATCATCATCTGGGAATTGATTCGTCCAGTGTCTTCATCGAAGACTTCAACGGCCGTCCGACACCAATCATTGCCGATCAGGGCAAACCAATTCCGGAACTGATGGGTTAACGCTGCTCACGCTTCACGCTGATTACAGAACAGGTCCCAGCATGGCGATGGTATTATTCCAGAAGCGGCGTGCTATACTCCAGGCGGCAACGGATTCAGCAGTGACTTCTTTTGAAGACGCCAGATATTGCTGCTGACGCTCGCGGACTTTTTCTGTCAATGCAGAGTCATAGAACAGGATGTTGTTTTCGTAGTTAAGGTCAAAGCTGCGACGATCCATGTTTGCGGAGCCGATTAATGTGACTTCGCCGTCCAGCGTCAGCGATTTGGTATGCAGCAGCCCCCCTTCGTATTCATAGATTTTCACACCTGCTTCCAGCAGCTCTTCATAATAGCTGTGGCTGGCAGCGCCGACGATCCGGGAGTCATTGCGGGCCGGGAATATGATTTTCGTATCAACGCCCCGGTAGGCGGTGGCGCAAAGTGCATCCTGCATCGATTCACTCGGTACATAATACGGTGTTGTAATCACCAGTTCGTGACGGGCAGAATGAATCAGCGATTCAAACATCTCAGGCATCGCGGAAAAGCGAACGGTGGGGCCGGTACCAACGACCTGTGCCGGGAATCCTGTCTCGCTGGGAGTGATGGGAGTTTCTAAAAGTGATGACAGATCTTCGTCGACCTGTGTCATCCAGTCACTGATAAACAGATGCTGGTTCTGTCGCGCCACCGGTCCTTGAAAGCGCATCACCGCATCGACCCAGGGGGCATATTTTGCTTTGACGCGAAACTCCGGGTCGGCACAGTTCTGGCTGCCGCAATAAGTGATACTGTGATCAATGACCACAATTTTACGGTGATTGCGCAAATCGATGCGTCCCACAAAGGGACGGAGCAGGGGGTTTCCAATGGGCAATGCGACTGCGGTTTGTACTCCCGCTGCTTTCAATTCATTCCAGTAGGCAGACTTAATCAGTATCCGGGAACCCAGATCATCAGCCATGGCACGGCATTGGACACCACGGGCAGCCGCGCGTTTCAAGGCGTCGATTATTTTACAGCCGTTATGATCAGGTAACCAGATATAGAACATCAGGTGAACGTGTTCCTGTGCTGAGTCAATATCTTCGACCATCCGGTCAATGGTGGCGTTGGAATCCGCCATCAGTTGCGCAGTGTTCCCTCCCACGGGTGAATAGCCACTGATGGAACACCCGACTCGAAAGAGATGGTCATATTTATCGGGAATCTGCGTATGAAAATCTTCTTCAGGGCAGGTCTTGCAGCTTAATTTCGGCAGGCGTTCGAATACTTTCTGCATACGGGCGACGCGTCGACGTCCGATATTGACTTCCCCCAGCAGCAGGTAGGCGAGAATACCCAGCACAGGCAGCGTGACGACAACAACGATCCATGCCAGCCGCGATGTCGGTTGACGATGCGGTCTTAATATCACGCGCATGATGACCAGGATTTCAATCGAAACGTGAATCAGCACCGCGATCGTAGCGACGTCCATTAATTGTTCCCTGCAAAAGCGGATCGAGTCCAGCGTAATCGAATCTGGAAGAACCTGGTCTGGAAAGGGTCAACTTACCGCATTGTCGGTATGAGTTCAAGACAGGCCTTCTTCTGATCAGAATTGAATCAGGGGCGCTTTGTAACTGTCTGTCGATACGATGAGGTTTACTTGATTTTACATGAATGAGAGATGTTTGCGGGTTCACGGCAGCTGAACTTAGACAATTGCTGAAATGCTGGATATCATATTTAAATTGTGGAGCGTTTGATTTTTGCTGGAGAAGACCAGTGTGAAATCAAAGTGGAGCTTATTTACCTTTATTGTCACTTTGATCAGGCGGAAGTCCTCTTGAAAAAATTTCCAATACGATGTTGCTGGGTGATGACTTTCATTTTTTTCAGCCAGATCGCATCAACACAAGCGGCTCAGAAACCGGAACGCGGCTTTCGGGAACTAAATCGATTGAAAGCTCCCGAGGCGCATCAGGCTGTCGCGGTTGACGAAACGTCGTTCTACACCATCTCGAGTCGGGAAGTGGCCCGTTATGATAAAACCAGTGGGAAACAGCTCACAAAATGGACGGGCCCGAAAGACTCCCACATTCGTCATTTGAATAGCGGGATTGTAACGGGCGGGAAACTGTATTGTGCCCATTCTAACTGGCCTCAGAACCCGCTGAAGAATACGATTGAGGTCTTCAAACCGGAGTCTCTGGAACATCTGGAAACACTGACATTTCCGGAGACGGCAGGAGCCATCAACTGGGTCGATCATCGGGGAGGCAAATGGTGGGTCTGCTATGCTTTTTATGGTCAGATCGAAAATGTCCGCAAGACCCGGATAGTACGCTATGACGAAAACTGGCAGCCGGAAGCAGAGTGGACATTTCCCGATTCCGTCGTAAAACGGTTTTTGCCCAACAGTAATTCGGGAGGAGCGTTTGGACCCAATGGGCTGCTCTATGCGACAGGTCACGATCATGGAGAGGTCTATGTACTGAGGATACCAGACACTCCTGGAATTCTGGAGCATGTGGAAACGTTATCTGCCCCCATCGCCGGGCAGGGAATTGCCTGGGATCAGAGCGATATTGGAACCTGCTTTGGCATCATCCGACGTTCGAAAGAGGTTGTCAAACTCAGGCTGACGCATTCCGCCGAATTCAGTGAGCTACGCGATCGGATTCAATGGAAACGCGAAGCACAAAATCCCATTCTTCCCCCACGGGCTGCGGGAAACTTCGATTCGACACGTTGTATGAATCCCTGGGTAGTAAGACAAAATGACCAGTATCATTTGTTCTATGCTGGCGGTGATGATCACAGTCAGCATCGGATCGGGATGGCGACTGCAAATGTGGACGCCATCACAGAGTGGAAGCGGGGTGATCCTTTATTTGAGAAAGGCATGTCGGGAAGCTTTGATGCACGCTGGTGTGTTCTGCCTCATGCGATTCGAATGGCGGATGACCGCTGGCATTTGTATTACACAGGAAACAGCGGGCAGGGGACGGGACTCAGCTCGTTTCCCGGGATTGGTGTAGCGACCAGTGTGGACGGTAAAAACTGGTCCCGTTTCAGTCATCAACCGGTCCTGCCACGGAGTGGAGAACCGGGCAGTCCTGATGCGATCGGCGTTGCCGGAGGTTCGGTGCTGAAGGTAGAGCGAAGTGATGGTACGACAGAATGGCGTTTTTATTACACGGGCTGTCCTACTACGGGTAAGGCTCACCTGCTCAATCAGCAGAAAACAATCTGTCTGGCTGTTTCCGAAGATGGTATCCACTGGGATAAGCGGGGGGCAATCATGCTGCGTGATCCCCAGCGGGATTATGAAAACGTAGGTGTCGCTGGCCCCGTAGTCCTGCAGCGTGACGATGGCAGCTTTCAGATGTGGTATTCCGCGATTGGTTCCCGCTGGGGGTATTATTGTATCTGCTATGCAGAATCAGATGATGGGATCTATTGGACCCGCGGTGCGCATTCGGGGGATAACCTGCAACTTACCCCAACCGGTTCCGGCTGGGAGAGTCAGATGGTGGAATACCCCTCTGTGATTAGGGAGGGAAAGCAGTTCCGACTGTTTTACTGTGGGAATGGTTATGGGAGAACCGGAATCGGGACCGCAGTGAGTATCGAGCCAGATCAGAATAATTGACACTTGCATTTTGAGTCACGCTTGTAATGATTCTGGCAGAACGGCACTGCAGTCGTTTTACACTTCACCGTTTTGTCCCACCGATCTGCAGAAGACCGGACCACAAAAGTATTAAACAGACGAAATAACCGGCTGACGTCAATTGAGCCGACTTAAAATAGATCAGCTGGAAATTTCATGAATGAACACGCAATCCTTTCCCTGTCCTTTATCCTGCTTGCAGGCATGCTGTGCCAGTGGGTTGCCTGGCGTGTCAAATTTCCCGCGATTATTTTTCTGTTGACTGCCGGTATTGTCGCTGGACCGGTCACCCAGTGGCTCAACCCGGATCAGTTGTTCGGAGAACTGTTGTTTCCCTTTGTCTCACTGGCGGTCGCCGTGATTCTGTTTGAGGGAAGCCTGACGTTAAAGATTCAGAATATTCCCGGGCTGGAACGGGTGATCCGGAATCTGATTACGATCGGGGCATTCATCACCTGGATGATTACGACACTGGCCACCCGAACGCTGCTGGACTTCTCCTGGAGTGTCTCCTTTCTGTTTGGAGCGCTCATGGTCGTGACCGGGCCGACGGTGATTATGCCTCTCCTGCGGACCGTTCGTCCGAAAGAAAATGTGGCCAGTATTCTACAGTGGGAAGGTATTCTGATTGATCCCCTCGGAGCCATCCTGGCTGTGCTGGTATTCGAATTTATTGTATCCGGGGGAGTCGAAGGTGGTTTTACCGCGGGCCTGCTGGTGTTTGGGAAGATGATCCTGATCGGCATGATATTGGGAGCAGCAGGAGGCTTCCTGTTCGGCTTTCTCTTAAAGAAATACTGGATCCCTCACTATCTGCATAATATCTCTGCATTGGCGCTGGTCTGCGTGGTGTTTGCCGTTTCCAATGTCTTTGAAGCCGAATCGGGACTGCTGTCGGTGACGATCATGGGGATCTGGTTGGCCAACAGTAAAGGGCTCGATCTGGACGATATTCTGGACTTTAAGGAAAGCCTGAGTATCCTGCTGATCTCCATGCTGTTCATCATCCTGGCCGCCCGGATGAACCTGAATGCGTTTATCGATCTGGGCTGGCCCGCTCTGGCCGTCTTTGCCGTGATTCAATTTGTGATCCGTCCTTTGAGCGTGCATCTTTGTGCTGTAGGATCCAAATTGACAATGAATGAACGGCATCTGCTGTCCTGGATTGCTCCACGCGGGATCGTGGCTGCTGCCATCTCTGCACTGTTCGCGATTCGCCTGGAATATCTCGGGTATCAGGATGCATCACGTATGGTGCCTTTAACCTTTATCGTCATCATCGGGACAGTCCTGCTGCAAAGTGCGACAGCCGGTCCTCTGGCACGATTTCTCAAAGTTGCTGAACCGGAAAGCAAAGGCTTCCTGATCGTGGGGGCTAATGCCGTTGCACAGATCATTGCCGAGGAATTAAAGAAAAATGGTATTCATACACTCATGACGGATCAGAACTGGTCGTCAGTAACGGAGGCCAAGCTGAAAGGACTGGCCGCTTACTGGGGGAATCCGGTTTCGGAGCATGCAGAACGCAATTTGAACCTGATGGGGATCGGAAATCTACTGGCGATGTCACCACAGGTCGAATTGAATGCGCTGGCGGCGCAATATTACCGACTGGAGTTTGCCCCTTCGAGTATTTTTACGATTCGCAATGCACAGCCTACCGCTGGCACTGAAGAAACGAAGGCAGCATTCAAATATAGTGGACGCGTTCTGTTTGGTGATTCTGTCACCTTTCAGGATCTCGAACAAATGCTGCAACACGGGGCGGAGATGAAAACCACCCAGCTGACGCAAGAATTCACCTACGAAGACTATCTGGAACAGCAGGGAACGCTGCGCGTTTCCCTGTTTTCGATCGACGCAAACGCAGTCGTACATGTCTTTACCGCCGAGCCCGATTTTGTACCCAAAGCCGGATGGAAAATCATGGCGCTGGCGGTCAAACAGGAAGCTTAAAGCAGGCGTCTCTCCTGAGTGATTTCAGTCACCCGAGTCAGGGTTTCTATGATTTACCGGTTGATCTGCAGGCATTACAGAGCAGAAGCATGTACACATCTGCTGCAGGTCTTTGTCGTGAATTTCCTGTTGAGTGAGGAGAGAGCACGTCAAATCTTTGTCATGCACAAAACCTGCTCGACCTCTCAAAATTCCCCTGCTACAATCGAGGCTCTTTCTCGAACATCCTCTGTAAGGGAATCCTGCAATCATGACGATACGACGACGCGATTTTTTAACATCTTCAATGGCGACGACGCTGACAGGCCTCCTGTCTCAAAAGCAATTGCCTGCGAAAGGGGAGTCAATTGGTGAGAACCGTCGTCTGCTTAAGCCCGTTCATGATCAGATTGTCTGTCCCTGGCGGCCGGAACATCCCCGCCACGATCATCAACAGATTTTTCCCCTGGATGAGCAGAGGCTGCTGCTGGTCTGGTCGGAGTACTACAGTCAGTCACCGCGACCTGCGACCAGGAAAGGCCATTCGGGAATCAGCGACCACGTTGCCTGCCAGATCTCCTCGATGATCTCAACCGACCAGGGGCGCAGCTGGGGAGAGCATCGGGTGCTGCAGCCCAATCGCTGGAAGCAGAATGTCAAACATCCGAACCTGATTCGTCTGTCCGAACAGGAAATCCTGTTTTCCTACGTGGGCTGGGACGACGAAAATCAGCGAAACGTTTTTCTGCGCCGGTCTACCGATAATGGAAAGACGTGGAGCGAGCAGCAGCAGATTTCTGAACCCGGCTGGTACTGCTGCAATGCCGACCATGCTTTGCGTTTGAGTACTGGTCGCATCCTGATTCCTGCGCACGGTCCCTATGCGAAACAGTATGTGGGGGGAACTTCTTATAAAGGGGGCGACCTGCATTCGTTCGTGTTTTATTCCGATGATGGTTTTCGCACGTGGAAACGGAGCGCGAACAGCATGACGGCACCAGGGCGCGGTTGTCATGAACCGGCAATCGTGGAATTGAAAGAGGGACGCCTGCTCTGTTTTCTGAGGAATACCAATCAACGGCTCTATCAGAGTTTTTCAGACGATGGTGGTGCACACTGGTCCCGTCCTGAGCCCACGAAACTACCGTCCCCCGAATCACCGGCGATCGTAAAACGCATTCCCTCGACTGGGGATCTGCTGTTATTGTGGAATAATGTGGCTTCCCCCACCAACTGGCCTCGCACACCCTTGAGCGCTGCGATTTCTCAGGACGACGGTAAAACCTGGGGGCATTTTAAGGACATTGATGCGCGACCCGCTTTTGATGCGGCTTACCCTTCCATCACGTTTGTGAATGATGAGGCATTCATCGCGTATTACTCGCGCTCGACCCGCTGGAAACGTGACTCTGAAATTACACTGCGAATTTATCAGGTCCAGCAGTTTTATGCCTGATGATGCCTGCTGAGGAAGTCTGGCATTCCAGCTGTTGCAGCTTGTTGATCCGGATATGACTCACTCTTCTGTAATACGACTTCAGAATCATTGCCTGAAAAAAAAGTCGTCGACCTGGATCACGTCACACTTCACCATCGCGTCTCTCGATATTTTATACTCAGTCCAAATTGCCCCGGAATCGCAACAGGAAAACTGGACTCAGCCCAGGCGGCATCGCTATGCAGTGAGGCCAAATTATTTTCGATCTCTTACTGAAAATATCACTCAGATTGCCGGATCTGTATAGGTAATCTGTTGAAAAAAGCCTACATAGTAGATTTATTGGTAAAAACCCCCAAATTGTTAAAATTATGATAGAAGTCCCATTTTATAGTGGAAATTCTTCCACAGATTGGTTAATCCTATTATCTTAACTGAAAATAGGTTGAATGCGCAGTTGGAGAGTTATTCAGGATTTAGAAGAAATCAGCAGAGATGTACAGGACTGTAAACGTTACTCCGGTAGGTTAGACAGTTAGAAAATAATAGAGATAGACTTAACGATTCTCATCCCCGAGACTTTTGATTCACTTACGAAGGAATGACAGGATGCTACTGACGAACTGGCTCAACACACTCACTTCCCGTATCCGTAAACGCCGTGTTTTCCGTTCTCGTGACCGTCGCGACATTCGCAAACGCTGGCAGTCAATCGTCAATAATCAAATCTCCACAACAGAAGCGCTTGAAGACCGGACGCTGTTGACGACATTTTTAGTGGATGACGACTTTTCGGGACTGACCAATGGGGATGCCATTGCGGACTTCGATCCTGTAACGGGCGGAGATCAAGCAGGAGTTTTTGGAACTCATGCATTCGCGACGATTCAGGATGCGGTTACTGCAGCTGCATCCAGTGGCGACTTGAGTGACATCATTTATATTGCAGACGGTACATACAATGAGAATGTCACCGTGGGAACGTCAATCGAATTTATTGGTGCAGGGACAGCCGCTACTACTGTTACTGGAAGCGGAATTCTGTTTACCGTGGCTGCCGATGATGTCCGTTTTCAAGATATGACTCTACAGAATGCAACCCAGGGGATTCGGGTCAATTCTGTTGTAGACAATTTGCAGGTTGATAATCTCAGTTTCGAGGGCATTGTATCCGGTACCTATGGTATTGAGATCCATAATAGTGCTGTATTAACGAATCTGAGTGTTGCTAATAGTTTCTTCTCAGGTACCGGTGGCACTGGGATTAGAATGGCGTCGACTGCGGTCGCTGATGGCATTCATGTTAATAATACTGAGTTTGATGGGATGAAGAATGCCATCAATGAGGCCAGCAATAATACTGTGACAGGCGGCCATCTTCGCGATCTACAGGTCACTAATTCGACATTCCAGAATATCAGTGATGTCAGTATCTATGCAGAAGACATGCGCGATTCCAACATCAGCGGCAATGATTTTTTTGGAAACCCGGCGGGTGATTCTGAACGTGACATCGTATTGAATAACAAGTATTCCGCCAATGGCATGGCTTTCGGCAATATTCAGATCACCAATAACTCATTCTCAAATTCCGACAGACCAGCGATTCAACTAGACAGCAGAGCAGAAGCAATAACAGGCGCCGTTACAATCAGCGATAACACGTTCGACAGTGATATTGGAACGCTGACATATTCGTGGACTCGAATTGATGTGAACCTGAATTCGAGTTACTCCCATGCACCGGTTACAATTAATAACAACTCCATCACTTTCACCGGCAGCGCGAGTGCTGGATCGACAGGTACCTCTGCCATTTCGCTTTCCGGGGGTTCGGATGCAATCACGATAAGTGGGAATACGCTGACAGACAACACGACCCTTGTCGGTTATGAAACAACAGGAATATTCATCGCCACAGACAATTCATATTCGGGTGCCATCTCACCGACAGCCGTTATTGATATCTCAAACAATTTCATCTCTGGCTTCGACGCTGCCATCGGTCTCTATGATTTGCAGGCATCCACTCCAGGCGGGTTGACTACTGGCGCTCAAGTGAATGTCACAAATAATTCGCTGGCAGGTAACACAGCAGGCGTCACCAGCGGTACAGGAGAAATCGTAAATGCTTCCGGCAACTGGTGGGGGAGTTTTGATGAGGGGGATGTCGCTGGTCTGATGACCGTGGGGGTTGACTTTTCTTCTTACCTCAATAGCGGCACAGATACAGACGGTGGAACAGCTGGCTTTCAGGGCAATTTCAATGTCGTGAATGTAACTGCTTTGGGGGATCAGACCGGACCATTGAGCCGGATTCAGGAAGCGATTGAGGCTGTAAATCCCGGCGGAACGATTAATATTGCCAGTGGAACCTATGCCGGTAACGTTGATGCCACAGCAACGGGTATTGATAAAAGTGTGAAGCTGGTCCCCGGCAGCAGTCCGGGGCAGGTGGTGATTAATGGTGATCTGAAACTGGATGGCAACGACATTGTTGATATCGAAGTCAACGGAACCACTGCCGGAACAGAATACGACCAATTCGTCGTCAATGGTGATTTGGCACTGGGCGGTGCCACGCTGAACCTGATTGATGGTCATACTCCTGATGTCGCTGAATCGTTTATCCTGATTGAAAATAATGGTCCCAATCCTGTTGGGGGAACATTTAATGGATATCCTGAAGGGTATGTGTTTACTGATTTCCTCGGAGTTGGCGGGCTCTCTGCTTACCTGAC is from Gimesia maris and encodes:
- a CDS encoding DUF1501 domain-containing protein, encoding MTDPFHASTVHPCPGPETRRGFLKMGLAGFASLSLPGILRLQAANPLPNQKKKTAVIMVWQPGGCSHIDTYDPKPAAPIEYRGPFGMIPTKVPGMNFTELLPMQAKIADKFTVLRSMRHDSPGHPAGTLRMLTGDTDRRDKEIPKYPDWMSVTNYLRSKEGPRKNPLPPYVGINFSSQRVGGAYLGDAYGPFTVSGDPNKPNFTVPNIGLSNQAEVKQLDRRATLRQKLDTLERSFDQAGELQALDEFETQAMTLLTNPKAKDAFDLSQEDDRTRDRYGRNSWGQQLLMARRLVEAGVDVISTSLSGPLCGRVSNWDDHAVNHHVFDAMRFRSQAYDQAVSALIEDIYDRGLDERVLVVVTGEFGRTPKVNYQPSTGAGNASAPAGTKQPGRDHWPRAFSNIWAGGGIETGRFIGASDKLGEDSIERICGAGDFLATIYHHLGIDSSSVFIEDFNGRPTPIIADQGKPIPELMG
- the cls gene encoding cardiolipin synthase, which codes for MDVATIAVLIHVSIEILVIMRVILRPHRQPTSRLAWIVVVVTLPVLGILAYLLLGEVNIGRRRVARMQKVFERLPKLSCKTCPEEDFHTQIPDKYDHLFRVGCSISGYSPVGGNTAQLMADSNATIDRMVEDIDSAQEHVHLMFYIWLPDHNGCKIIDALKRAAARGVQCRAMADDLGSRILIKSAYWNELKAAGVQTAVALPIGNPLLRPFVGRIDLRNHRKIVVIDHSITYCGSQNCADPEFRVKAKYAPWVDAVMRFQGPVARQNQHLFISDWMTQVDEDLSSLLETPITPSETGFPAQVVGTGPTVRFSAMPEMFESLIHSARHELVITTPYYVPSESMQDALCATAYRGVDTKIIFPARNDSRIVGAASHSYYEELLEAGVKIYEYEGGLLHTKSLTLDGEVTLIGSANMDRRSFDLNYENNILFYDSALTEKVRERQQQYLASSKEVTAESVAAWSIARRFWNNTIAMLGPVL
- a CDS encoding cation:proton antiporter; amino-acid sequence: MNEHAILSLSFILLAGMLCQWVAWRVKFPAIIFLLTAGIVAGPVTQWLNPDQLFGELLFPFVSLAVAVILFEGSLTLKIQNIPGLERVIRNLITIGAFITWMITTLATRTLLDFSWSVSFLFGALMVVTGPTVIMPLLRTVRPKENVASILQWEGILIDPLGAILAVLVFEFIVSGGVEGGFTAGLLVFGKMILIGMILGAAGGFLFGFLLKKYWIPHYLHNISALALVCVVFAVSNVFEAESGLLSVTIMGIWLANSKGLDLDDILDFKESLSILLISMLFIILAARMNLNAFIDLGWPALAVFAVIQFVIRPLSVHLCAVGSKLTMNERHLLSWIAPRGIVAAAISALFAIRLEYLGYQDASRMVPLTFIVIIGTVLLQSATAGPLARFLKVAEPESKGFLIVGANAVAQIIAEELKKNGIHTLMTDQNWSSVTEAKLKGLAAYWGNPVSEHAERNLNLMGIGNLLAMSPQVELNALAAQYYRLEFAPSSIFTIRNAQPTAGTEETKAAFKYSGRVLFGDSVTFQDLEQMLQHGAEMKTTQLTQEFTYEDYLEQQGTLRVSLFSIDANAVVHVFTAEPDFVPKAGWKIMALAVKQEA
- a CDS encoding sialidase family protein; translated protein: MTIRRRDFLTSSMATTLTGLLSQKQLPAKGESIGENRRLLKPVHDQIVCPWRPEHPRHDHQQIFPLDEQRLLLVWSEYYSQSPRPATRKGHSGISDHVACQISSMISTDQGRSWGEHRVLQPNRWKQNVKHPNLIRLSEQEILFSYVGWDDENQRNVFLRRSTDNGKTWSEQQQISEPGWYCCNADHALRLSTGRILIPAHGPYAKQYVGGTSYKGGDLHSFVFYSDDGFRTWKRSANSMTAPGRGCHEPAIVELKEGRLLCFLRNTNQRLYQSFSDDGGAHWSRPEPTKLPSPESPAIVKRIPSTGDLLLLWNNVASPTNWPRTPLSAAISQDDGKTWGHFKDIDARPAFDAAYPSITFVNDEAFIAYYSRSTRWKRDSEITLRIYQVQQFYA